From one Anaeromyxobacter diazotrophicus genomic stretch:
- a CDS encoding 16S rRNA (uracil(1498)-N(3))-methyltransferase, with product MNLILLEPSELSPAGALRLTGRRAAHVLEVLRPSVGDRLQVGVAGGLLGTGEVLALAPDSVTLQVRLERAPPPRAPVDLLLALPRPKILRKVLHAAAAMGVGRLVLLGSWRVEKSYFGSPLLEAGALDAELRLGLEQGRDTVAPEVLLRRRFKPFVEDELDAAFPGAQRLLAHPAAAGPLEALAPRAPRAVVAVGPEGGWTPYEADALARHGFEGFSLGPRVLRVDAAVPYVAGQVELWIRTGSR from the coding sequence GTGAACCTGATCCTCCTCGAGCCCTCCGAGCTCTCCCCCGCCGGCGCGCTGCGGCTCACGGGGCGGCGCGCCGCGCACGTGCTCGAGGTGCTGCGGCCCTCGGTCGGCGATCGGCTCCAGGTCGGGGTGGCGGGCGGCCTCCTCGGGACGGGCGAGGTCCTCGCGCTCGCGCCGGACTCGGTCACGCTCCAGGTCCGGCTCGAGCGGGCGCCCCCGCCGCGCGCGCCGGTCGACCTCCTCCTCGCGCTGCCCCGGCCCAAGATCCTGCGCAAGGTGCTGCACGCCGCGGCCGCCATGGGGGTCGGGCGCCTCGTGCTCCTCGGCAGCTGGCGCGTCGAGAAGAGCTACTTCGGCTCGCCGCTGCTCGAGGCCGGCGCGCTCGACGCGGAGCTGCGGCTCGGGCTCGAGCAGGGCCGCGACACCGTGGCGCCGGAGGTGCTGCTGCGGCGGCGCTTCAAGCCGTTCGTCGAGGACGAGCTCGACGCCGCGTTCCCGGGCGCACAGCGGCTGCTGGCGCACCCGGCGGCGGCGGGGCCGCTCGAGGCCCTCGCGCCGCGGGCGCCGCGGGCGGTGGTGGCGGTGGGGCCCGAGGGCGGCTGGACGCCCTACGAGGCGGACGCGCTGGCCCGCCACGGGTTCGAGGGCTTCTCGCTCGGCCCGCGCGTCCTGCGCGTGGACGCCGCCGTCCCCTACGTCGCGGGCCAGGTGGAGCTGTGGATCCGGACGGGGTCCCGCTGA
- a CDS encoding response regulator codes for MPTVWTVEPEERVMWNGYRLLVVEDDLELCESIAEVLRLTGYEVETALDAETALAMLRGAPAPDAIVLDLVLPTMSASELVAALDRAPALVLMSGLAQPRASAFPPGDVLLKPFGAEQLLSRVARACGHLGGEDAAAP; via the coding sequence ATGCCCACCGTGTGGACCGTCGAGCCCGAGGAGCGCGTCATGTGGAACGGGTATCGCCTGCTCGTGGTGGAGGACGATCTCGAGCTGTGCGAGAGCATCGCCGAGGTCCTGCGGCTCACCGGCTACGAGGTGGAGACCGCGCTCGACGCCGAGACCGCGCTGGCGATGCTGCGCGGCGCGCCCGCGCCCGACGCCATCGTGCTCGACCTGGTGCTCCCCACCATGAGCGCCTCGGAGCTCGTCGCCGCGCTCGACCGTGCGCCGGCCCTCGTGCTCATGAGCGGCCTCGCGCAGCCGCGCGCCAGCGCCTTTCCGCCCGGCGACGTCCTCTTGAAGCCGTTCGGGGCCGAGCAGCTGCTGTCGCGGGTGGCGCGCGCCTGCGGCCACCTCGGCGGCGAGGACGCCGCGGCGCCCTGA